The genomic DNA CGTCGATGCCGTTGGGAAACAGGGCGATGAAGTGCACATCCTGTTCGAAATACTTCGCTTGCAGTTGGTTGAGCGTCGGCACGAGCCGTTTCGCCAGAGGGCAGACCGTCGAGAACGTGACGACGACTAGCGCCCTCGTTTTCTTCGACTCATAGTTACTTACGAGCTGCTGCGGCATGCGCGTATCTCCCCAACGCCCAGTCAGCACTGGCGTAGCCGCAACAACCGGCTCAGCCACTACGACCGTCATCATCGCTACGACAATCCAATGTGCGACTCTCTGCTGGATAACCATGAGCATCTGTGGGCTAGACCGATAAATTGATAGATACCAACTTCTTCGTCGGCGAGTCGGGCGCGACGTGAGGAATTGGTCAAACGGACAGACTATCGCCCAAGTTAGGATTCGTGGCAAAACGAAAGAGCGCTCGGTCTAGCTCTCGTGAATGCCCTGAAATACCACATGCCACGCACGCAGACCGTCTTCCTTCTATGCATTCTCGTGATTGCCAGTGCAATCACACGGACAAGCCGCGCCCAAGATTCTTTCAGCCAGAGGATCCGCGAGGCGATGACTCTCTGGCAAGATGCGGAGCTGCCTTTCACAGCTCCAGACCCACAATGGTACGAAACGACTCGAAACGCATTAAGTGAAGAGGCTTCACGAGTTGAGCAAAAGCTCGAATCGCATGGCGAGGCTTACGCGGATGCCTGGAAGCGGCACCTGCAATGGCCTCTGTTGATGCGAAACTTGGGTGAGCCGCAAGAGATCGAGTATTCAGAACTCGCTCTGGTGCGGCGTTGGCTTTACTCCAATCGCAAGGGGCTTGAGTATCCTTTCTTTGCGGAACTTCGACAAAGCATGGATGCCCATCTCGACGCGGCATACGCCTGCTCACATCCGACTTTGGAAGCTGAGTTTCACCGACGAGTAGCCGACACCCGCGAGCACCTCGAAACCCTGGCCGCTGACCCAAGTGACAGGAACACTGCGGCTCTCGCACGTACGTTAGGTTGGCTGGACCGCTGTCGGCAACTTCCCGAGTTAACCGCTGCGACGCGGAGATTGATCTCGCTGCCAAATGCTCAGATCGTGATTGGAAAACCAGTTGTTGACCGGACGATTGCCTTATTGGCTAGCGATCTTCAGCAGTCATTGCCTGTCTCGGATAGATTGACCGTCCCCAACGGCAGCCTGCTCGGACAACCCCGGGTTGCAAACGTCAACGGTACGGCCAAAACCCGAGGAGAGATCGCGGTAGGACTTCAAGATAACCCTGTCGCTGCAGAAATACATCTTGAGTACCAAGGAAGCATTGAGTCTCTCTGTCGTGCGGTTGTAGGTCCCGTCTCAATCGCCATGCGGACCACCGGCCCCGTGGAAGCCATCACGCCAGTAGGAGTCAATTTGCAAGGAATCACGGTTGGCGAAACTGAAGTTGCACTCAAGGTGAAGACTCGGGTCACAGGCGTCTCGGCACGCAGCGATTTCATCCGACGAATCGGGGAACGTCGAGTCCATGAACCGGATTCTTTACGACAGATGAATTCGCGCGCCAGTATGAAAGCCAAACTTCTGATGCAGGAGGAGATGGAGAAGCGCGTCAACACGGCTATTGATGACATTCGTGCCGAATTGCAGAAGTCCCAAGAATCGCTCGACCAGTTTCAAGAAGTCTTCGCTCCCGTGGTTCGCGAGGGCGCGACTCCTCGCTGGGAAAACTTGGAGAGCAGTAACGAGAGTATCACCGTGAATGTGGCCGCTGGGAACCGCGAACAGTTCGGTGCGGTGATCCCTCACGGAAGGGACATGGCGGCTGACATGCAAATCTGCCTACACGTTTCGTTCTTCAACAACATGCTCGAAACCATCATGGCCGGGAAGACGTTTACGGATAAGTATTTCATGCGTTACGCGAGAATCCTCCAGCCTCAGCTTCCCCCACCCCTCATGGTCCATTCGCGGTCCACCCGCTGGGCAATCATAGCCGCCAAGCCGCGCCCCTTGGAAATCACGATTCCTGCAAGCAATGTGTTCAGAATCCAACTCAACATCCAACGAGTTGAGATCGATGGTGAAGAGTTCGTAGGACCAACGACCGCGACAATCTACTACCAGCTCCAGCAAAGCGAATTCGGCGACTACTACTTACAGCGGCAAGGTGAAGTGGAGCTCGACTCGTCAATTCCCGTAGAGGGTCAATCGTTCCTGCAGGAAAAGCTAGCCGCATTCTTCGCGCCAGTTCTCGATGGAACGGGAGTCGCCCTGCCTGAGGGTGGCACACTAGGCCGCATGCGTAACTTGCAACCACAGGGTGCGTGGGCTCACGAGGATTGGCTGACGCTGGGCATCAATGTTCCCAACGAGTTTCTCGAAGCTTGGCTGCCGAGCAAGAACTAACGAATTAAAGGATTCGATGAGAGTCGAATTTCAAAAAGTAAGACTCGTCTAGAATGTAACGAGCGAGTTCCAAAGAAAGCGGAGGGCATGGGACTCGCTTGAGCGTATTTCGTAACCTGTTCGCTGCAAGGCAAATACAGCGATAAGTTTTACGCAGCTCTAAGCTTACGAGTTATCACCTGAACGCAGCGGTAATCAGGTCCTCTCAGGATTTATCACAGCGATTGGCACACTGTGTCAATGGACTGGGGTCTGGCATCTCCACATAAGGAGATGCCGAAAATGGTAACACTTTCCCCCAAGAATGGTTACTCTCTGAGAGTTCTAATGATTTGCCGAGTCAGCTCCCCCGGTGAAGGTAAGCAAAGAGAGGAGTCGAATGACGACCAGGAGGTGCGACTGCGAGACTATCTTGAGCAGCAATGGGATGGGCCAACCATGATCGAGGTCATCGCCGGGGTAGGGAGTGGCGAAGACGTTCAGCGTGAAGAACTGTATAAAGCTGAACTGGCGGTCGAGACTGGAGAATACGACCTCATCCTCTGTGAAGACCTCAGTCGAATATCTCGTCGCTATCACGCACAGCGCTTTTGTGAGTTGGCCGAGGACTTCGACACTCGACTGATTGCCGTGAATGGCGATGTCGACACGGGTCAGCCGAATTGGAGAATGCTCGCTGGTTTCAGCGCCATTAGGCATGAAATGTACAATGCCGACAGCTCGCAAAGAATCCAGCGGAGCCAGCAGAACATCTTCGACAATGGAGGGATGTGTCAGCATCTTATCTACGGCTACATCAAGGAACCTGGCAGCAAGACTGACGACGGTGTTCGAAAAGATCCGGCAGCTGAACCGATCTACCGCGAGTGGTTTAGGATGCTGCAACAAGGAGCATCTTTCGCAGAAGTTGCTGACTGGCTTAATGAAATGGGTGTTCCAACGGGACCGCTCTGTCGCAACAAGAAGTGGGATGGGGCAATGGTTGCTCGGATAACCAGGAATCCGATTCTAAAGGGTGTCCGCGAGCGGAATCGCAAGATGAGTAAGCGGATCAACAAGACCGGCAAGTATCGCAGCGTGAACGCACCTGCTGAGATGCTTCGTACACGCGAGTGCCCTCACTTAGCGTTCGTCGACGCTGAACTGTTTGACGAGGTTAATGCGTTACTGAACGAACGCACTGCCATCTACAGTACGGCGAAGAAGAACTCGATTGCGCCGCGCAAGGGTATCCCCAAAAAAAGAACGGTCTGGCCAGCCCAACACATCCGTTGTGGAGTCTGCGGTCGCACGATGATCTGCCAAGGCAACAGCGAGAAAAGAAGCATCATGTGTAGCGGTGCTGCCAATTATCTCTGCTGGAACTCCGTGACTCTCAACCTCGAAAAAACTGGTCGCAAACTGGCAGAGGCTGTCTGCGAAGAGTTGGTGCGGATGCCAGACTACGACAGCACTCTGGAGGCCATGGTTGCCGAAGAAGCTGACCATGTTCTCTCCGGCCGTAATCAACGGCAGCAGGAGATTAAGGTTGAAATCGGTACGATTGATCGCAAATTGGAAAACCTAAGTGAAGCGGTAGCGCAAAGCGGAGGCAGTGCAACCCTCTTGCAAAACCTTCGGCAACACGAAGTACAGAAGGCTGCTCTTGAGCGTGAGCTCAAGCAGCTGCGAAAGCTTCCAGAGCCCAAGTTAGTCCTGCCTTCGATTGCAGAATTGCGCGAAAGGGCGACTACTGCTCTGAATGACTTGCGAGCCGAATCTCCGGAGTTCGCAAGACTGATGACGCAGTTATTGCCATCGATTGCCGTCTTTCCTTACTCGTTGCTGGATAGCAACAAAATCGTGCTAAGGGCGTCTGTATCGCTCGATCTTGGAGCGGTCGTTCCGGGTGCTGAAGATTACCAATCGATTAAGCACCGCTACTCGAAGCAGTTGTTGGTTGATCTTTTTCCCCTCCCTCAGCCAGAGCGGTACCGCCAGGAAATCTGGGAACTCTCAAATTGCGGACTCGGCCTGACGGAGCGGGAAATCGCCGGGAGACTAGGCATCACCCAGCCGGTCGTCCAGAGGGCAAAGAGGCTACAGAGACGAATGATGGCGGAAGACTTAGCGGACGCTTACTATCCAGTGCTTGAACCACCCATGGCTAGAAACAAGCTACGGCGACATCACCATAAGCGTTACCACTTCGAGCCACTTCCCGGATTCCCGCTGGATTGGCCCAGTAGTTAATTACAAGATAAACCAACTCACTTTTTCTCTAACCGTACTGGCTAGTCCAGTGCGGTTTTTTCATGAAAGGAGCACCGCGTGGAGAAAGGCAAGAGACAGCGCGAGTCGGAATCGAATCAGAATAGCGAGGCGACTCCTATCCGGGCTGACGATTCCCTCGTCGGCCAAATACTCAGGCTAGTGGCCCGTAGAATTGCCCGCCAACTAATTGCTGAGCAATTGGATGGGCAGAAACTACAGAACAGGTCGCAGCGTCAGTCGCTTTGAAGTTTAGTCGTTATTTATTATTGGCACCACTAAATCCACGCCCAAACCGTGGCATAAGTATATGAGGAAGGTGTTAGCTTTCCACGGCCACTCGCTGGCCACTTTCTAGTCCCATTCCAACCCCAGGAGACCGCTATGGCGGAGCTGATTGCACTCGCTCTTGCGCTAGCGCTGATTGTCTTAGCTTTTGCACTGGCTCGTGAGCATCGTCTGCGCCGTGCACTGGAGCGATTATTGCAGCTCATTTTACGAACGAGGAGACAAAGTGAATCGAAGAACGAACCAACGCAGCAGTCGACTGCTAATTCTGGCGAGTCTCCTGCTTCTGGCAGGCTGCAACAGTGAAGAGCGGGTGGTCGAAGTAGCAACTCAAGCCGCGGATCGGCAGGCGGACCAGAACCGGCAGATGTCCCAGCTTCAAGATAGCGTCCAGCAAGAACGCCAAGCGTTATCCGACGGCTGGACCGACCTGAACTCACAGCGCCGTCAGCTTGCTGAGAAACGCCGTTCGGACTGGGAGCGATACCGGGCGCGGCAAGGTCTTGCCGTGGTACTTGTGGCGGTTCTCGCACTGGTGCTGACTTGGCAACTGTTGCAGGTAAGGCCAACCACGGTAGAAGTGGATCTGGCTGCCTTGGAACTCGTGTTTGAAGAAGGCTGCGGGACGCTTATCCCGTCGCCCGAGGACCAATCTCAGGAGAAGAGGCTGCTTTCGCATCCAGAGCGGCAAAACACGCAAGAGGAATAGCTCCACAATGAAAAGCGTGACCTGTGAAGCGTGGCCAAGCGTCGTCATCTACTGCACCTTGCCGAAACTGTTGGCCTACTACGCTCTTGCTTCCAGCGTCGACAACCGAAGCGTTGCTAGCGTCGCCCAGTGCTTAGAAGAGTTCTGACGTCAGAAGATTCTCTCGGTGAGCCAATTACTTTCAGCCCCGCCACTTCTGGCGGGGCCTTTCTCGTTTATCGAGCGTAGCGAAGGTCGCTGCGCACTTCCTTTCCCCCAAGGATATCCTCCCATGCACCAAACATTGCTCAATCGCCTCGTGGCAGTCGCCACGGGCGAGTCGTGCACCACGATTCGTCAGCTTGGCTTCTCGATTGCCGACCCGCTCGATCAGCGTTTTGACCCAGAGCCTCCCGTCTCTGATCAGAACGAACCGGAGAAGTATCTCGATTGGGACGAGGTCGACGCCCAGCGATTCGCCTGTCAGCTGTCTTGCTGAACGGCGCTCAGGTTTTCACCTACCTATCCTTTATGAAAGGAACTCACTTTGCAAATCCTCCTCATTAATAACGATGGAGCCGGCTTCGCTGACCATGTCGAAGTCGCCGATGGCACGACCGTTGAGACGCTTTTTCATCGCCACGTCAAACATCCCCGCTCAGAAGACTATCTCATCCGGGTCAATCGCCTGCCGGCAGCCCGTGACCAGATGCTCCAAGAGGGCGACCGCGTGTCGATCACCCCGCGCAAGATCGAAGGGGCCTGCCTTCATTCCCCGTAAGCCTTCTCGCTCTCGCTGACCGTCCGACTCCGCTCGGGCGGTCAGCTTCTTACTCACGTGACGGATCTATGGAGAAAGGAGGAACTCTTATGAACCACAACCGCCAATTCATCCAAACAGCGATCTCGATCGCAGAACTCGCTAGGCAAAGATCTCAGTTGCGTCGGCTGCCAGCTCTCCCCACCTTCCAGTGGGAACTCTGTCGACGACAGCAGCGTTTATTGAATCGGGCCGAGCAAAAGGGTCTGTCACTAGCAGCCAAAGTCTGCCACCGACGGTACCAGATGGCTCGCGAACAGATGGCCCAGGCGCTCTCTCCCGAAGGGTATAACGATGAACCTCAACCGGGCCCAATAGTTTCTGCAGAGCCGGTTGAGCCCCTCACCGCCAAAGCGGTTCTCGACGAACTGGTCGGACTGACTGAAGAATTCGAAGCGGTCGCTATC from Lacipirellulaceae bacterium includes the following:
- a CDS encoding recombinase family protein, with protein sequence MICRVSSPGEGKQREESNDDQEVRLRDYLEQQWDGPTMIEVIAGVGSGEDVQREELYKAELAVETGEYDLILCEDLSRISRRYHAQRFCELAEDFDTRLIAVNGDVDTGQPNWRMLAGFSAIRHEMYNADSSQRIQRSQQNIFDNGGMCQHLIYGYIKEPGSKTDDGVRKDPAAEPIYREWFRMLQQGASFAEVADWLNEMGVPTGPLCRNKKWDGAMVARITRNPILKGVRERNRKMSKRINKTGKYRSVNAPAEMLRTRECPHLAFVDAELFDEVNALLNERTAIYSTAKKNSIAPRKGIPKKRTVWPAQHIRCGVCGRTMICQGNSEKRSIMCSGAANYLCWNSVTLNLEKTGRKLAEAVCEELVRMPDYDSTLEAMVAEEADHVLSGRNQRQQEIKVEIGTIDRKLENLSEAVAQSGGSATLLQNLRQHEVQKAALERELKQLRKLPEPKLVLPSIAELRERATTALNDLRAESPEFARLMTQLLPSIAVFPYSLLDSNKIVLRASVSLDLGAVVPGAEDYQSIKHRYSKQLLVDLFPLPQPERYRQEIWELSNCGLGLTEREIAGRLGITQPVVQRAKRLQRRMMAEDLADAYYPVLEPPMARNKLRRHHHKRYHFEPLPGFPLDWPSS
- a CDS encoding molybdopterin converting factor — translated: MQILLINNDGAGFADHVEVADGTTVETLFHRHVKHPRSEDYLIRVNRLPAARDQMLQEGDRVSITPRKIEGACLHSP